The proteins below are encoded in one region of Synechococcales cyanobacterium T60_A2020_003:
- a CDS encoding 30S ribosomal protein S21 translates to MTQVVLGENEGIESALRRFKRQVSKAGILADVKSHRHFETPLEKRKRKAIMARRKRRFR, encoded by the coding sequence ATGACCCAAGTGGTCCTCGGAGAAAACGAAGGAATTGAATCAGCGTTACGTCGGTTTAAGCGTCAAGTTTCTAAGGCTGGAATTTTAGCGGATGTGAAAAGCCATCGCCATTTTGAAACTCCGCTAGAGAAGCGTAAGCGCAAGGCTATCATGGCACGTCGTAAGCGTCGTTTTCGCTAA
- a CDS encoding mechanosensitive ion channel, giving the protein MDSFITNISAQLGSFLPSLVGGILILIAGWIVAAIVATVVKNLLLRIDADNRLAEYVLGSSAAESKPPIEKWISAIVFWIIMIFAIVAFLNALRLEVVSEPLNEFLQQIFSYLPRLGSAAVLILVAWILATVVKIVVTRGLDRFGLDEKLSAAPEGETTESPFLLSETLGNVLYWFVFLFFLPLILDVLQLQGPLQPVQTLLNDFLAILPRIVSALAIAVAGWFVARVVRGIVTNLLAAAGADQLGTRVGIARSQGSLSLSNLTGTVVYVLILIPTAIAALQALGISSITVPAVAMLNDMMAVLPRIFTAAVLLLVFYVIGRFLADLVTDILTGVGFNNVFQWLGLPVQTTTTPPSTLESPSAGEPTVLQPSPRRTPSEVVGILVLVGIMLFASVAAAEVLRFNQLTDIVNGILAVSAQVLVGVVIFGVGLYLANLAFSLIAGSGGRQAQILAQAARIAIIIFVGAMALQQMGIATNIVSLAFGLLLGAVAVAIAIAFGLGGRDVAAEQLREWLSSFKGDR; this is encoded by the coding sequence ATGGACTCATTTATTACAAACATTAGCGCCCAGTTGGGAAGTTTTCTGCCTAGCCTTGTGGGCGGAATTCTAATCCTAATTGCGGGTTGGATTGTGGCTGCAATTGTGGCTACTGTCGTTAAGAACCTGCTCCTCCGCATTGATGCGGATAATCGTTTGGCGGAATACGTTCTAGGCTCTTCTGCGGCGGAAAGTAAGCCTCCCATCGAAAAATGGATTTCCGCCATTGTGTTCTGGATCATCATGATCTTTGCGATTGTGGCGTTTCTGAATGCATTGCGCTTGGAGGTTGTATCTGAACCGCTGAATGAGTTCCTTCAGCAAATCTTCAGCTACTTACCACGTTTAGGTAGTGCAGCCGTCTTAATCCTGGTGGCCTGGATACTGGCAACGGTTGTAAAAATCGTTGTGACCCGTGGCCTAGATCGTTTTGGGCTAGATGAAAAGTTAAGTGCCGCTCCTGAAGGCGAAACAACTGAAAGTCCCTTTTTGCTCAGTGAAACCCTGGGCAATGTTCTGTACTGGTTTGTTTTTCTATTTTTCCTGCCGCTGATCTTAGATGTCTTGCAGTTGCAGGGGCCTCTCCAGCCCGTACAGACCTTACTGAACGATTTTCTCGCTATCCTGCCTCGGATCGTTAGCGCACTGGCCATTGCAGTGGCGGGTTGGTTTGTGGCACGGGTTGTTCGTGGCATCGTGACCAATCTGCTGGCGGCGGCGGGGGCGGATCAGCTTGGAACGCGTGTCGGAATTGCGCGATCGCAAGGTTCACTGTCGCTCTCAAACTTAACTGGAACCGTTGTATACGTTCTGATTCTGATCCCAACGGCGATCGCCGCTTTGCAGGCGCTAGGCATCAGCTCGATTACGGTTCCCGCCGTAGCGATGCTGAATGACATGATGGCTGTGTTGCCTCGGATCTTTACAGCCGCTGTCTTGTTGTTAGTGTTCTATGTCATTGGCCGTTTCCTGGCGGACTTGGTGACGGATATCCTGACGGGTGTTGGGTTTAACAACGTGTTTCAGTGGCTAGGGTTGCCTGTGCAGACCACGACAACTCCTCCTAGCACTCTAGAGTCTCCGAGCGCAGGTGAGCCTACCGTTCTTCAGCCGTCTCCCCGCCGAACTCCGTCTGAGGTCGTTGGGATTTTGGTGCTTGTGGGCATCATGCTCTTTGCATCTGTAGCCGCTGCTGAGGTTCTGAGATTCAATCAACTGACGGATATCGTAAATGGAATTCTGGCTGTTTCTGCCCAGGTTTTGGTCGGTGTCGTCATTTTTGGTGTCGGCCTTTACCTGGCCAATTTAGCGTTTAGCTTGATCGCTGGCTCGGGTGGTCGCCAAGCGCAGATTCTGGCTCAAGCAGCCCGCATTGCAATCATCATCTTTGTGGGTGCAATGGCCTTGCAACAGATGGGGATTGCGACCAATATTGTGTCTCTGGCGTTTGGTTTACTCCTCGGTGCTGTTGCAGTCGCGATCGCCATTGCCTTTGGCTTGGGTGGTCGTGATGTGGCTGCCGAGCAGCTTCGTGAGTGGTTATCGTCTTTTAAGGGCGATCGCTAA
- a CDS encoding type II toxin-antitoxin system HigB family toxin: MHVITRSRLVEFWEKHPESQTNLRLWYKLTVTAKWQNFAELREISSSADQVEKFTVFNVGGNKYRLIAFVDYTYQKVFICHVLTHAEYDKNEWKKDDWYKR; the protein is encoded by the coding sequence ATGCATGTTATTACTCGTTCTCGTCTTGTCGAGTTTTGGGAAAAGCACCCAGAATCCCAAACAAATTTGCGTCTTTGGTATAAATTAACAGTCACTGCCAAATGGCAAAACTTCGCAGAGCTACGTGAGATTTCCTCTTCTGCAGATCAAGTTGAAAAATTTACAGTATTTAATGTTGGTGGCAATAAATATCGTCTGATTGCTTTTGTTGATTACACATATCAAAAGGTTTTTATCTGTCATGTTCTCACCCATGCAGAGTATGACAAGAATGAGTGGAAGAAAGATGATTGGTATAAAAGATGA
- a CDS encoding 6-carboxytetrahydropterin synthase: MKCIINRRAQFSASHRYWLPEFSDAENREKFGLCAQAPGHGHNYVLYVSMEGELDEYGMVLNLSDVKHVIKREVTSQLDFSYLNEVWDEFQHTLPTTENIARVIWNRLAPHLPLVRIQLFEHPELWADYEGDDMNAYLTISTHFSAAHRLALPHLTLEQNSEIYGKCARVNGHGHNYHVEITVKGEIDPRTGMIADLGEIQKAIEDYVVEPLDHTFLNRDIAYFAEVVPTAENIAVYIRDVLKEPIRQTGAALHKVKLIESPNNSCEVFCSELEAAIAPSHSQEPALAKA, translated from the coding sequence ATGAAATGTATTATCAATCGTCGAGCGCAGTTCTCGGCTAGTCATCGCTATTGGCTACCAGAGTTCAGCGACGCGGAAAATAGAGAAAAATTCGGGTTGTGTGCCCAGGCTCCAGGACACGGACACAACTATGTGCTGTATGTGTCGATGGAGGGCGAGCTGGATGAGTACGGCATGGTGCTTAACCTGTCTGATGTGAAGCATGTGATCAAGCGGGAAGTGACGAGTCAGCTTGATTTTTCCTATCTCAACGAGGTGTGGGACGAGTTTCAACATACGTTGCCGACGACCGAAAACATTGCCCGCGTCATTTGGAATCGCCTTGCACCTCATTTGCCGCTGGTACGCATTCAGCTTTTTGAACATCCTGAACTTTGGGCCGACTACGAAGGAGATGATATGAACGCCTATCTCACAATCAGTACCCATTTCAGCGCTGCCCACCGCTTGGCGCTGCCCCACCTCACCCTAGAACAAAATTCTGAGATTTACGGGAAATGTGCGCGGGTGAACGGCCACGGTCATAACTATCACGTTGAGATTACCGTTAAAGGCGAAATTGATCCACGGACGGGGATGATTGCGGATCTGGGCGAAATTCAAAAAGCGATTGAGGATTACGTGGTGGAGCCACTAGACCACACCTTTTTGAATCGGGACATTGCCTATTTTGCCGAGGTGGTGCCTACGGCGGAGAATATCGCGGTGTATATTCGGGATGTGCTGAAGGAGCCGATTCGTCAAACGGGGGCTGCGTTGCACAAGGTGAAGCTGATTGAAAGTCCGAATAACTCCTGCGAAGTCTTTTGCTCCGAGTTGGAAGCGGCGATCGCTCCATCCCACAGCCAAGAACCTGCCCTTGCTAAGGCGTAG
- a CDS encoding NUDIX hydrolase — MPGHSPRKQLGSSPMLPLADFKVGVDNVIFSVDTTQHRLLVLLVQRQEEPFAGKWSLPGTLVRQGESLEDAAYRVLAEKIRVKNVYLEQLYTFGGPDRDPREAADSFGVRYLAVSYFALVRLAEAELIVDGRSDIAWYELGHLPVLAFDHSQILEYGYRRLRNKLEYSPIAFEVLPDTFTLNELFQLYTTVLGENFTDYSNFRTRLLKLGILSDTGEKVSRGAGRPASLYRFDAEAFAPLKDKPLVFV; from the coding sequence ATGCCAGGACACAGTCCACGAAAACAGCTAGGGTCTAGTCCCATGCTTCCCCTTGCAGATTTTAAGGTGGGGGTCGATAACGTCATCTTTTCGGTCGATACGACACAGCATCGCCTGTTGGTCTTGCTGGTGCAGCGCCAAGAGGAGCCGTTTGCCGGGAAGTGGAGTCTTCCAGGCACCCTCGTTCGCCAGGGAGAATCGCTGGAGGATGCCGCTTACCGAGTGCTGGCAGAAAAAATTCGAGTTAAAAATGTGTATCTAGAACAGCTCTACACCTTTGGCGGCCCCGATCGAGATCCACGGGAAGCCGCCGACAGTTTTGGCGTTCGCTACCTAGCGGTCAGTTACTTTGCCTTAGTTCGCCTTGCTGAAGCCGAACTAATCGTAGACGGACGAAGCGATATCGCCTGGTATGAGCTGGGACATCTTCCGGTTCTGGCGTTTGATCACAGTCAAATTTTGGAGTACGGCTATCGTCGTCTTCGCAACAAGCTGGAGTATAGCCCCATCGCCTTCGAGGTTTTACCCGACACCTTCACCCTGAATGAACTGTTTCAGCTTTATACAACCGTGCTGGGCGAAAACTTCACGGACTATTCCAATTTTCGAACGCGGTTACTGAAATTGGGAATTCTAAGCGATACAGGCGAGAAAGTATCACGGGGAGCCGGACGACCCGCCAGCCTCTACCGTTTTGATGCAGAGGCCTTTGCTCCCCTTAAGGATAAACCGCTCGTGTTCGTCTAG
- a CDS encoding SRPBCC family protein: MTVYSQKIEQHILINAGSPNVERCFTDLGLMHRWLNPVLRCEPVGEWSTDVGGRSRFVIQILGIQPTLYSTVIERSPGLVVWAFEGFFTGRDRWECQTLDAQTTQLLNRFEFDIPNPIIKFGFNTFAAPWTRRDMQAQLQRLKTVAESLETAPKDS; this comes from the coding sequence ATGACGGTATATTCCCAGAAAATTGAGCAACATATCTTAATAAATGCGGGCAGTCCAAACGTTGAACGCTGTTTTACAGATTTGGGGCTAATGCATCGGTGGTTAAATCCGGTCTTACGCTGCGAACCTGTGGGTGAATGGTCTACCGACGTTGGTGGCAGAAGCCGATTTGTGATTCAAATTCTAGGAATTCAACCCACGCTGTACAGTACGGTCATTGAGCGATCGCCCGGTTTGGTCGTTTGGGCATTCGAAGGCTTTTTTACAGGGCGCGATCGCTGGGAGTGCCAAACCCTTGATGCTCAGACTACGCAACTATTGAACCGCTTTGAGTTCGATATTCCCAACCCCATCATCAAATTTGGGTTCAACACCTTTGCCGCGCCCTGGACACGCCGCGATATGCAGGCTCAACTTCAACGGTTAAAAACAGTGGCAGAGTCCCTAGAAACTGCTCCAAAGGATAGCTAA
- a CDS encoding alpha/beta hydrolase: protein MQRPEHPKRRSPAWMLRFGIQGLIGLGGLLAWTVPTHAAESIILSYGSLQRSISVESLEHYAETRDAPADLKPYLQRFDEQQKEQLRNLLQTQADLDHVAIAQFLYTRQGEILLQQLGDVIQTESYQPGFLALRGAMILAADSDEGLSLLSIVKKFPTDQLRIDLRETLDLMDDLDQLITQTAKASKAIQQQAEAERATEGTPDLSALPDWRSSGPFSSVVETFVMTDEARDRTLPVDLYLPTPAGNRAAASADNQRLPVIVISHGLGSDRTSYAYLARHLASYGFAVLVPEHPGSNSEQIQALIEGRVNQMTDPQEFVDRPLDIKFVLNQMEQMEASDPQLHLDLNNVGVIGQSLGGYTALVLAGATVDFRQLMADCIPTSPSFNLSLLLQCRVLDTAYPVSGLQDDRIKAAIAINPIGSSILGQPGFASIQRPVMIVTSTADTIAPALIEQIEPFTWLRTPDRYLLALQGATHFSTIGAVENEIPLPEALVGSDPAIAQRYMKAMSTPFFKTYLSDFAKYSPSLQAAYADQISQPALPVHLIKSLDGEQLSRAISSDADGAAGG from the coding sequence ATGCAACGACCTGAGCACCCGAAACGGCGATCGCCTGCTTGGATGCTGCGATTTGGAATTCAAGGATTGATCGGTCTAGGTGGGTTGCTGGCCTGGACTGTTCCCACCCACGCTGCCGAGAGCATTATCCTCTCCTATGGATCATTGCAACGGTCAATTTCCGTTGAATCCTTGGAGCACTACGCCGAAACTAGAGATGCGCCTGCGGATCTCAAGCCCTACCTCCAGCGATTTGATGAGCAGCAAAAAGAACAGTTGCGGAACCTGCTGCAAACTCAGGCTGATTTAGACCATGTGGCGATCGCCCAATTTCTCTACACGCGCCAGGGCGAAATTTTACTGCAACAGTTGGGAGATGTGATCCAGACGGAATCGTATCAGCCGGGATTTTTGGCTCTGCGGGGAGCCATGATCTTGGCAGCGGATTCGGATGAAGGCTTGAGTCTACTCAGTATTGTCAAGAAATTTCCGACCGACCAACTCCGGATTGATCTACGCGAAACGCTGGATCTAATGGACGATTTAGATCAGCTCATTACGCAAACGGCGAAAGCCTCAAAAGCGATTCAGCAACAGGCGGAGGCAGAGCGGGCAACGGAAGGCACTCCCGATTTGTCTGCTCTCCCAGATTGGCGATCGTCGGGTCCCTTTTCATCGGTGGTAGAAACCTTTGTTATGACCGATGAGGCGCGCGATCGCACCCTGCCTGTCGATCTGTACTTACCAACCCCGGCTGGCAATCGCGCTGCGGCTTCTGCCGACAATCAACGTCTTCCGGTGATCGTAATCTCCCACGGGCTGGGTTCTGATCGCACAAGCTATGCTTACCTCGCCCGTCATTTGGCATCCTACGGATTTGCAGTACTCGTTCCTGAGCATCCTGGCAGCAATTCAGAGCAAATTCAGGCCTTGATTGAAGGCCGAGTCAATCAGATGACCGATCCCCAAGAATTTGTCGATCGCCCCTTGGATATTAAGTTTGTCCTGAATCAGATGGAACAGATGGAGGCGTCGGATCCTCAACTGCATCTCGACCTCAATAATGTGGGCGTTATTGGACAATCGTTGGGGGGCTATACCGCGTTAGTTTTGGCGGGAGCCACGGTTGATTTCCGTCAGCTCATGGCTGATTGCATCCCGACGAGTCCCTCGTTCAATCTTTCGTTACTCCTGCAATGCCGAGTGTTAGATACGGCCTATCCCGTTAGTGGCCTACAGGATGATCGCATCAAAGCCGCGATCGCCATTAATCCGATTGGCAGTAGCATTCTAGGGCAACCCGGATTTGCGAGTATCCAGCGTCCGGTCATGATTGTCACCAGCACCGCCGATACGATCGCGCCTGCCCTGATTGAACAAATCGAGCCGTTTACCTGGTTGAGAACTCCCGATCGCTACTTGCTGGCCTTGCAGGGCGCAACCCATTTCTCCACCATTGGTGCCGTTGAGAATGAAATTCCGCTGCCAGAGGCGTTGGTTGGCTCCGATCCGGCGATCGCCCAGCGCTACATGAAAGCCATGAGTACGCCGTTTTTCAAGACCTATTTATCCGACTTTGCCAAATACTCGCCATCCTTACAGGCTGCCTACGCAGACCAAATTAGCCAACCTGCGTTGCCTGTGCATCTTATAAAATCCCTCGATGGGGAGCAACTTTCCCGTGCCATTAGTAGCGATGCTGATGGTGCTGCGGGCGGGTAA
- a CDS encoding DUF697 domain-containing protein gives MASNPNFLEDSQSDNLDHALDDVIESIEQMQAEINYQSAQAALSTLVNNLSLSPRERGDIETAMQGLQTMLDKLDRMVIQIAVFGMVGRGKSSLLNALLGQELFETGPTHGVTRQIQNADWVISEEAIAPDDSPLIRVALNSIGDSKIELIDTPGIDEVDGQRREQLAKQVAQQADLILFVIAGDITRIEYEALLTLRQASKPILIVLNKVDQYSQVDRDVIYQKLRDERLRSLISEDEIVMTAAAPLVRKAVRDAEGHLQVSMERGQPDVSTLKLKILELLQQDGKALVALNTLLYADNVNEQIVQRKLAIRDRAADDIIWSATLTEAIAIALNPVMVLDMVGGAVIDMTLIVALSKLYGLPMTQQGALGLLKKIMIGMGGVTATELLAAAGLSSLKGVMGATAPFTGGLSLAPYVPVALAQAGVAGLSTYGIGQVAKVYLANGATWGTEGPKAVIQQILSSLDEDSVLNRIRAELEAKIGRSTPPYLYESHYGHPIKNSSQCELL, from the coding sequence ATGGCTAGTAATCCTAACTTTTTAGAGGATTCTCAATCCGATAATCTTGATCATGCTTTGGATGATGTCATCGAAAGCATTGAGCAGATGCAGGCAGAGATCAATTATCAGAGTGCTCAGGCGGCATTAAGTACCCTTGTAAACAACTTAAGTTTGTCTCCCCGCGAGCGAGGCGACATTGAAACAGCTATGCAAGGGCTGCAAACGATGCTAGACAAGCTCGATCGCATGGTGATCCAGATTGCCGTTTTTGGCATGGTTGGTCGAGGCAAATCCTCGCTACTCAATGCGCTTTTGGGGCAAGAGTTGTTTGAGACTGGGCCAACTCACGGTGTGACTCGTCAAATCCAAAATGCGGACTGGGTTATTTCTGAAGAGGCGATCGCCCCCGACGACTCACCGCTGATCCGAGTAGCACTCAATAGCATCGGCGATTCCAAGATTGAGCTGATTGACACCCCTGGAATTGATGAAGTCGATGGGCAGCGCCGGGAACAGCTCGCAAAACAAGTTGCTCAGCAGGCAGATTTAATCCTGTTTGTCATCGCAGGAGACATTACCCGGATTGAATATGAGGCGCTCTTGACTCTACGGCAGGCGAGCAAACCCATCCTGATTGTGTTGAATAAGGTTGATCAATATTCTCAGGTTGACCGGGATGTTATTTATCAAAAACTGCGGGATGAACGATTGCGATCGCTCATTTCAGAGGATGAGATTGTGATGACGGCAGCCGCTCCCTTGGTTCGGAAGGCGGTGCGGGATGCCGAGGGTCACCTCCAGGTGTCTATGGAACGGGGTCAGCCAGATGTCAGCACCTTGAAACTGAAAATTTTAGAGCTGCTTCAGCAAGACGGGAAAGCGCTGGTTGCCTTAAACACTCTCCTCTATGCCGATAATGTGAACGAACAGATTGTGCAGCGGAAGTTAGCCATTCGCGATCGCGCCGCAGACGATATTATTTGGAGCGCTACGTTAACCGAGGCCATTGCGATCGCCCTCAATCCCGTGATGGTGCTGGATATGGTTGGTGGAGCCGTCATTGACATGACTTTGATTGTCGCTCTATCCAAGCTATACGGATTACCGATGACTCAACAAGGTGCGTTAGGACTCCTCAAGAAGATTATGATAGGGATGGGGGGAGTGACGGCCACTGAACTGCTGGCAGCCGCTGGGCTTAGCTCCCTTAAAGGCGTGATGGGAGCCACCGCACCCTTTACTGGCGGCCTATCGCTTGCTCCGTATGTACCTGTTGCCTTAGCCCAAGCAGGAGTTGCAGGTCTGTCAACTTACGGCATTGGTCAAGTCGCCAAGGTGTATCTTGCAAATGGAGCAACCTGGGGCACCGAAGGCCCTAAAGCCGTCATACAGCAAATTTTGTCGTCTCTGGACGAAGATTCCGTTCTAAATCGGATTCGTGCAGAGTTAGAGGCGAAGATTGGACGGTCTACTCCCCCCTATCTCTACGAATCCCACTATGGACATCCCATAAAAAACAGCTCGCAATGCGAGCTGTTGTAG
- a CDS encoding TIGR00297 family protein — MDLEMEAIANPWSIAILLNSVLLGLAWVLPKKLLTPAGYVHAWILGVLIWRSLGWRGYVIVMVYFLVGSTVTRIGIAEKEAAGIAEKRSGARGPENVWGSALVATLCALGVVILRLMNPNIDHPWIAYLLLGYVASFATKLSDTTASEVGKAFGKRTFLITTLKPVPRGTEGAVSLEGTLAGIVASVAIALLGWAIQLIDFGGAVLCVIAAFVATNAESVIGATLQDRFDWLSNELVNVINTFIGAGVAIALAVLWNTLI, encoded by the coding sequence ATGGATCTAGAGATGGAAGCGATCGCCAATCCGTGGAGTATAGCGATACTACTGAATTCAGTGCTGTTGGGATTGGCCTGGGTGCTACCCAAAAAATTGCTGACTCCGGCAGGATACGTTCACGCCTGGATTTTAGGCGTTCTGATTTGGAGATCGCTGGGCTGGCGGGGCTATGTCATTGTGATGGTGTATTTCCTGGTGGGGTCTACCGTGACCCGCATCGGTATAGCGGAGAAAGAAGCCGCTGGCATTGCTGAGAAACGTTCCGGTGCGAGAGGCCCCGAAAACGTATGGGGATCAGCCCTGGTTGCCACCCTCTGCGCTCTAGGCGTGGTGATCCTCAGGCTCATGAATCCGAATATCGACCATCCGTGGATTGCTTATCTGTTGTTGGGATATGTTGCTAGTTTCGCCACTAAGCTTTCCGACACGACGGCTAGCGAAGTCGGCAAAGCCTTTGGTAAACGCACATTTTTGATTACAACGCTGAAACCCGTTCCCCGTGGCACGGAAGGCGCAGTTAGTTTAGAAGGCACGTTGGCGGGGATCGTTGCGTCGGTGGCGATCGCCCTCTTAGGCTGGGCTATCCAGTTGATCGATTTTGGAGGCGCGGTGCTGTGTGTGATTGCCGCTTTTGTGGCGACGAACGCAGAGAGTGTGATCGGAGCAACCCTACAGGATCGGTTTGATTGGCTCTCGAATGAGTTGGTGAACGTAATCAATACGTTCATTGGGGCAGGGGTAGCGATCGCCCTCGCGGTGCTTTGGAATACGTTGATTTAG
- a CDS encoding nicotinate phosphoribosyltransferase → MTFSSLTPNAVDYSLLTDLYQLTMAACYMGEGLSDRPASFELFVRRLPEHFGYLIAAGLEQALDYLTELQFTSDHIDALRQTGIFDHAPDLFWDQLANLRFTGDVWALPEGTVAFANEPLLRVEAPLWQAQIVETFLLNTINYQTLIATRAARLRDVAGEEALLLEFGTRRAFSPQGALWAARAAIAGGLNATSNVLAALHLGQKPSGTMAHSLVMAISALEGTEDEAFAAFHRYFPGATLLIDTYDTVAAATRLATQVAQGTMQVTGIRLDSGDLVELSQAVRSRLPNTRIFASGDLDEFEIVRLKAAGATIDGYGLGTKLVTGSPVNGVYKLVDIDGIPTLKSSAQKNTYPGRKQIFRHVESGQWRGDRLGLFTESAAAHETPLLQQVMKQGDRLQPSESLGAIAQRSRQSVLQLPASLRDIHHPSGIEPTLSQALQTMTQQTQARIRQSYTAENGNPG, encoded by the coding sequence ATGACCTTTTCATCCCTCACTCCCAACGCTGTCGATTACAGTTTGTTGACCGATCTGTACCAACTCACGATGGCCGCCTGCTACATGGGCGAAGGGTTGAGCGATCGCCCTGCTAGCTTTGAACTATTCGTGCGACGTTTACCCGAACACTTCGGCTATCTCATTGCCGCAGGACTCGAACAAGCACTGGATTATCTGACAGAACTGCAATTCACCTCCGACCACATCGATGCACTGAGACAAACAGGCATTTTTGACCATGCCCCCGACCTCTTCTGGGATCAGTTGGCGAATCTGCGATTTACCGGGGATGTGTGGGCACTGCCCGAAGGAACCGTTGCCTTTGCCAACGAACCCCTACTGCGCGTCGAAGCTCCCCTGTGGCAAGCCCAAATCGTCGAAACCTTCCTGCTGAATACGATTAACTACCAAACCCTGATTGCCACCCGCGCCGCCCGACTGCGGGATGTAGCCGGAGAAGAAGCCCTATTGCTCGAATTTGGTACGCGGCGGGCATTTAGTCCCCAGGGTGCGCTGTGGGCAGCCAGAGCGGCGATCGCCGGAGGGTTAAACGCCACGTCTAACGTGCTTGCCGCTCTCCACCTGGGACAAAAACCATCGGGCACGATGGCGCACTCCCTGGTGATGGCGATATCGGCCCTAGAAGGAACCGAGGACGAGGCATTTGCCGCATTTCACCGCTACTTTCCGGGGGCAACGTTACTCATTGACACCTACGACACCGTCGCCGCCGCCACGCGGCTCGCCACCCAAGTGGCACAGGGCACCATGCAGGTAACAGGGATTCGGTTAGACTCTGGCGATCTAGTCGAACTCTCCCAAGCGGTGCGATCGCGCCTCCCAAACACCCGGATTTTCGCCAGCGGCGATCTAGATGAATTTGAAATTGTGCGGCTCAAGGCAGCAGGCGCAACGATTGACGGCTATGGTTTGGGAACGAAATTAGTCACTGGCTCCCCTGTAAATGGCGTGTATAAACTGGTAGACATTGACGGCATTCCCACGTTGAAGTCCTCAGCCCAGAAGAACACCTATCCCGGTCGTAAGCAAATTTTCCGGCACGTTGAATCTGGGCAGTGGAGGGGCGATCGCCTCGGACTCTTTACCGAATCGGCAGCCGCCCACGAAACGCCCCTACTCCAGCAGGTGATGAAACAGGGCGATCGCCTTCAGCCATCCGAATCCCTAGGGGCGATCGCCCAACGATCTCGCCAATCGGTTCTGCAACTACCAGCGTCCCTGCGAGACATCCACCACCCCAGCGGCATTGAACCCACCCTTTCCCAGGCTCTTCAAACGATGACCCAGCAAACCCAAGCCCGAATCCGCCAGTCCTATACTGCTGAAAACGGCAACCCAGGATAG
- a CDS encoding nicotinate-nucleotide adenylyltransferase, whose translation MRQIALFGTSADPPTAAHQTIIHWLSHQYDFVVVWASDNPFKQHQTPLEHRAAMLHLLISDIQPPRHNIGVYPDLSSPRALVTVEKVRERWPDAELTLVIGSDLIDQLPRWYQVEQLVQLTRFLVIPRPGYSIDESQLEKLRQLGATVAIANLTGLPVSSTTYRTNHNPDIVPPPIEAYIHREHLYPCQDTVHENS comes from the coding sequence ATGCGCCAAATTGCTCTTTTCGGCACCAGTGCAGATCCACCCACTGCGGCCCACCAAACCATCATTCACTGGCTGTCCCATCAGTACGATTTTGTCGTGGTATGGGCATCCGATAATCCCTTTAAGCAGCACCAAACTCCGCTGGAACATCGGGCGGCCATGCTGCACTTGCTGATTAGCGACATCCAGCCCCCTCGCCACAACATTGGCGTTTATCCAGATCTGAGCAGTCCACGGGCATTGGTGACGGTCGAAAAGGTGCGGGAACGCTGGCCAGATGCTGAGTTAACATTAGTGATCGGCTCCGATCTAATCGATCAGCTTCCCCGGTGGTATCAGGTGGAACAGTTAGTGCAACTGACTCGTTTTCTAGTCATTCCCCGTCCGGGTTATTCCATTGACGAATCCCAGTTGGAAAAACTGCGGCAGTTAGGCGCAACCGTGGCGATCGCCAATCTAACGGGCTTACCCGTTTCCTCGACCACCTACCGAACCAATCACAATCCAGACATTGTGCCACCGCCGATCGAGGCTTACATTCATCGAGAACATCTATACCCATGCCAGGACACAGTCCACGAAAACAGCTAG
- a CDS encoding helix-turn-helix domain-containing protein produces the protein MFTANSSNYIDLLKRFPPRPIKSEGELFEVQQVVDSLLDSPDLTQDQRDYINVLGMLIHEYEEQHVSIPDLYGVELLKALIDELGLKQKDLVPIFKTESIISAVLNGQRKFTVEHIERLAAFFKISPSAFFRGKNWATTDQDR, from the coding sequence ATGTTTACAGCTAACTCTAGTAATTACATTGACCTTTTGAAAAGGTTTCCGCCTCGTCCAATTAAATCAGAAGGCGAGTTGTTTGAAGTTCAGCAAGTTGTTGATAGTTTGCTTGATTCTCCTGATCTCACACAGGATCAAAGAGATTACATTAATGTATTAGGTATGCTTATCCACGAATATGAAGAACAGCATGTATCTATTCCAGATTTGTATGGTGTTGAGTTGCTGAAGGCATTAATTGATGAACTGGGGCTTAAACAAAAAGATTTAGTTCCCATTTTCAAGACTGAATCTATTATTTCTGCAGTTCTGAATGGGCAACGCAAATTCACTGTGGAGCACATCGAAAGATTAGCTGCCTTTTTCAAAATTTCACCCTCTGCTTTCTTTAGGGGAAAGAATTGGGCAACTACCGACCAAGACCGTTAG